From Psychroflexus torquis ATCC 700755, the proteins below share one genomic window:
- a CDS encoding ABC transporter permease, producing MILNYFKIAWRHILKNKVMFGINILGLALGIASCVIISLFVFDELSYDRFNTKAENIVRVVLKANINGETINEAVVMAPVAQTFKNDLPEVIEATRLTNLYNPEINFKNTTYRDTKFAYVDPNFFSVFTLDIIDGNTVNPLDQPNTVVISIKEAKKYFGTENAIGKTLKIDNYNRQYTVTAVMEEVPKNSHFHFDMFASTVGY from the coding sequence ATGATTTTAAATTATTTTAAAATAGCATGGAGACATATCTTAAAAAACAAAGTGATGTTTGGCATCAATATCCTGGGTTTGGCATTGGGTATTGCAAGTTGTGTGATCATCTCTTTGTTTGTTTTTGATGAATTGAGTTATGATAGATTCAATACCAAAGCAGAAAATATTGTTCGTGTTGTTCTAAAGGCGAATATAAATGGGGAAACTATAAATGAAGCTGTTGTTATGGCACCAGTAGCACAGACATTTAAAAATGATTTACCTGAAGTTATAGAAGCAACACGACTCACAAATTTATACAATCCTGAAATTAACTTTAAAAACACAACTTATAGAGATACTAAGTTTGCTTACGTAGATCCTAATTTCTTCTCGGTTTTTACCTTAGACATCATAGACGGAAATACTGTAAATCCATTAGACCAACCAAATACAGTAGTCATTTCTATTAAAGAAGCCAAAAAATATTTTGGCACAGAAAACGCCATCGGAAAAACACTAAAAATCGATAACTACAATCGTCAATATACGGTTACAGCTGTTATGGAAGAGGTGCCGAAAAATTCACATTTTCATTTTGATATGTTTGCCTCTACAGTAGGCTATTAA
- a CDS encoding IS5-like element ISPto9 family transposase, with the protein MIKYTPSNQLSLSEFSHPFEQELLSDNRWVKLAQLIPWDALAKVYSNKLNARNGRESIDVRMVIGAIIVKHKIGLNDRETVAMISENIYLQYFCGLKCFQTKPPFHPTVLVAIRKRMGAVNFDSWNTLIIEKADSLKPKRARNIQKNTEEEAPNQSASDSKHKGKLKIDASVADQRIVFPTDAGLLNTARKESERIIDLLYEQTQGVNKPRDYRRVARTEYLVFSKKRRKTTKQINKFIRKQLGYTRRNLSYIEKLLDQIEDQKKEEHLPGMFTDLRTAYPCKFPLPKRDQKIYWVLQLIYEQQNYMYHEKVNSVKNRIVNIYQPYVRPIPRGKDKVSTEFGAKISASEIDGMSRVEHISWDQFNESKDLVLQVESYRITFGHYPELLLADQIYLNRENRKWLKEKGIRIVGKPLGRPPKQELSAYQKRKLKKERNQRNLIEGKFGQAKNAYGLSKIKAKRKDTSESWISAIFFIMNLINLSKIADKYAIFCALFENWIYAKLNPKIKGCFYNTDVTKPFFIQNYIPLELK; encoded by the coding sequence ATGATAAAATATACGCCTTCTAATCAGTTAAGTTTATCCGAGTTTTCACATCCCTTCGAACAAGAATTGTTATCTGATAATCGCTGGGTAAAATTAGCACAACTCATCCCTTGGGATGCTTTGGCAAAGGTATATTCCAATAAACTCAATGCACGTAATGGTAGAGAGAGTATTGATGTCCGCATGGTTATAGGTGCAATTATTGTAAAGCATAAGATAGGGCTAAACGATAGAGAGACCGTTGCGATGATTAGCGAAAACATCTACTTGCAATATTTCTGTGGATTAAAGTGTTTTCAAACCAAACCCCCTTTTCACCCCACTGTACTTGTAGCTATTCGTAAACGAATGGGGGCAGTAAATTTTGACTCTTGGAATACTCTAATCATTGAAAAAGCAGATAGCTTGAAGCCAAAAAGGGCAAGGAATATTCAAAAGAACACCGAGGAAGAGGCCCCTAATCAATCTGCCTCTGATAGTAAACACAAAGGCAAACTAAAGATTGATGCTAGTGTGGCTGATCAAAGAATAGTGTTCCCTACCGATGCTGGTCTGCTTAATACAGCACGCAAAGAAAGTGAGCGAATTATAGATTTGCTTTACGAGCAAACCCAAGGAGTTAATAAACCTCGAGATTACCGTCGAGTAGCAAGAACAGAATATCTTGTATTTTCTAAAAAACGCAGAAAGACAACCAAACAAATAAACAAGTTCATTCGAAAACAACTAGGATATACCAGGCGTAACCTATCTTATATTGAAAAACTGTTAGACCAAATAGAAGATCAAAAAAAGGAGGAACACTTGCCTGGCATGTTTACAGATCTTAGAACTGCTTATCCCTGTAAATTCCCTTTACCAAAACGGGACCAAAAGATTTACTGGGTGCTTCAACTCATCTATGAACAACAAAACTATATGTATCACGAAAAAGTTAATAGTGTAAAAAATAGAATAGTCAATATTTATCAACCTTACGTTCGCCCTATCCCAAGAGGAAAGGATAAAGTATCGACAGAATTTGGAGCAAAGATTAGTGCTAGTGAGATAGATGGAATGAGTAGAGTAGAACATATAAGTTGGGATCAATTTAATGAATCTAAAGATTTAGTATTACAAGTAGAATCCTACAGAATCACCTTTGGTCACTACCCAGAATTACTACTGGCAGACCAAATATACCTTAACAGAGAGAACAGAAAATGGCTCAAAGAAAAAGGGATTAGAATTGTAGGAAAACCATTAGGGAGACCGCCAAAACAAGAACTTTCTGCCTATCAAAAGCGAAAACTCAAAAAAGAGCGAAACCAAAGAAACCTAATAGAAGGAAAGTTTGGACAAGCAAAAAACGCATACGGACTTAGCAAAATAAAAGCTAAAAGGAAAGACACATCAGAAAGCTGGATTAGTGCCATTTTCTTCATAATGAACTTAATAAACTTATCAAAAATAGCAGATAAATATGCTATTTTTTGTGCCTTATTTGAAAATTGGATATACGCTAAGCTAAATCCCAAAATAAAAGGGTGTTTCTATAATACTGATGTCACTAAACCCTTTTTTATTCAAAATTACATACCTCTTGAACTAAAATAA
- a CDS encoding FtsX-like permease family protein yields the protein MQLSEGIRPKQFEKSTTNFTQLHYKNEIDNAKRDGIQPNANGDYRQIKLLPLADVRFANFNQGAVTVNRTMPYLVLGIAFLILCIACVNFINMSIAKSAQRLREIGMRKTLGANQKQLFFQFWGESMLVFLVSISMGILMAMLLLDPFQTLFRTQASFAILLNPSLLLVLGLGVLLITLIAGGYPALLMSRLGTLQSLKGKLDSSGKDYLRNSLMVLQFGIAILLISGTLVLWNQVEFMRTKDLGFNKDQVIAFPLNGKRNDQQAMQLIRDALQDKPNIVSITASNNILGLGKNGSRSTSILGFDYKGRGVDTHMVVVDTDYIETLDLEVIQGRSFRNNLASDSLSVIINDAMAKLLNEDDILASKIKLDEASYDIVGVVKDFNFQELDQNIAPMSLFALPNWNLSNVYVKVTPQNLEQAYDDVKTAWETIEPNAEFEGSFLNENIDRTLRNERTMITMIGSGSILAIILSCIGLFAMSLLIVAQRRKEIGVRKIVGASVSAITILLTRDFLKLVIIAFVIATPIAWYTLSKWLQNYAYRIDLNIWIFLAAGGIAMFIAMVTIASKTIKAAISNPVESLRTE from the coding sequence ATGCAACTTTCTGAAGGAATAAGGCCAAAACAGTTTGAAAAGAGTACCACAAATTTCACACAGCTACACTATAAAAACGAAATTGATAATGCGAAACGTGACGGAATTCAACCGAATGCGAATGGTGATTATAGACAAATTAAATTGTTGCCTTTGGCAGATGTACGATTTGCTAATTTTAATCAAGGCGCAGTAACGGTAAATCGTACGATGCCCTATCTCGTATTAGGTATTGCCTTTCTAATTTTATGTATTGCTTGCGTTAACTTTATTAATATGAGTATTGCTAAAAGTGCACAAAGGTTGCGTGAGATTGGAATGCGTAAAACTTTAGGTGCAAACCAAAAACAGTTATTTTTTCAGTTTTGGGGGGAAAGTATGCTCGTTTTTTTAGTATCAATAAGTATGGGTATTTTAATGGCGATGCTTTTATTAGACCCTTTCCAAACCCTATTTAGAACGCAAGCTTCATTTGCCATATTATTGAACCCTTCATTGCTACTCGTGCTAGGTTTGGGAGTGCTGTTGATTACGCTAATAGCAGGTGGCTATCCAGCGCTATTAATGAGTCGTCTTGGTACGTTGCAGAGTTTAAAGGGTAAATTGGATAGTAGCGGAAAAGATTACTTGCGCAATAGTTTAATGGTATTACAATTCGGTATTGCGATATTACTTATTAGTGGAACCCTAGTACTTTGGAATCAGGTAGAGTTTATGCGAACCAAAGATTTGGGCTTCAATAAAGATCAGGTCATTGCATTTCCTCTCAATGGCAAGCGTAATGATCAGCAAGCGATGCAATTAATTCGAGATGCACTTCAAGATAAACCGAATATTGTGAGTATAACCGCATCCAACAACATTTTAGGTCTTGGTAAAAATGGATCTCGGTCTACAAGTATTTTAGGTTTTGATTATAAAGGTCGTGGTGTAGATACACACATGGTCGTTGTTGATACCGATTATATTGAGACCTTAGATTTAGAGGTTATCCAAGGTCGGTCGTTCCGAAATAACCTCGCTAGTGATAGTCTATCGGTTATTATTAATGACGCTATGGCTAAACTTCTTAATGAGGATGATATACTGGCTTCTAAAATAAAACTTGATGAGGCATCTTACGATATTGTTGGCGTGGTTAAGGACTTTAATTTTCAGGAACTCGATCAAAATATTGCCCCAATGTCTTTATTTGCCCTTCCCAATTGGAACTTAAGCAATGTTTATGTGAAGGTGACACCGCAAAATTTAGAACAAGCTTATGATGATGTGAAAACAGCTTGGGAAACTATTGAGCCTAATGCAGAATTTGAAGGCTCATTTTTAAATGAAAATATAGATCGCACATTACGTAACGAGCGCACCATGATCACGATGATCGGGAGCGGTTCTATCCTTGCTATCATTTTGAGTTGTATTGGTTTATTCGCAATGTCTTTGCTTATTGTGGCGCAACGTCGAAAAGAAATAGGGGTTCGTAAAATTGTAGGTGCAAGTGTGTCTGCAATTACAATACTTCTTACTAGGGATTTTTTAAAGTTGGTTATTATTGCTTTTGTTATTGCAACACCAATCGCTTGGTATACACTGAGTAAATGGTTACAGAACTATGCTTATCGCATTGATCTTAATATTTGGATATTTCTTGCAGCTGGAGGGATTGCTATGTTTATAGCTATGGTAACAATAGCTAGCAAAACTATAAAAGCGGCTATATCTAATCCTGTTGAGTCACTTAGAACAGAATAA
- a CDS encoding ABC transporter permease codes for MILNYFKIALRNLWKNRTFTALNMVGLTAAFGVAILLAMFAFFQLSYDRFHDHGENLYQVYSEDSELNGIKANISKSEPFASALRDEISGVEKITRYNGSGVLLNYEDKQLQMNGAYVDPDFFYMFSYPILKGDKKNPITSESSVAMTELAANRLFGDKNPIGQTVTILRDEKNVPFTVTAIVEDFPNTSSMGFDVILNFKSQPLHAYALAIGRWDIQNHDVGTFRIMRSICNFLKE; via the coding sequence ATGATTTTAAATTATTTCAAAATAGCACTTAGAAATCTTTGGAAAAATAGAACGTTTACTGCGCTAAACATGGTTGGTCTAACTGCTGCATTTGGAGTGGCAATACTGTTAGCGATGTTTGCCTTTTTTCAACTATCTTATGATCGTTTCCATGACCATGGGGAGAATCTTTATCAAGTATATTCTGAAGACAGTGAACTAAACGGTATCAAAGCTAATATATCAAAATCTGAACCTTTTGCTTCGGCATTACGCGATGAAATTTCAGGAGTTGAGAAGATAACACGCTATAATGGATCTGGTGTGTTATTAAATTATGAAGACAAGCAATTGCAGATGAATGGTGCTTATGTCGATCCCGATTTTTTTTATATGTTCAGCTATCCAATCCTAAAAGGTGATAAAAAGAATCCAATAACTTCAGAATCTTCAGTCGCCATGACCGAACTCGCTGCAAATCGACTCTTTGGGGATAAAAATCCTATTGGGCAAACAGTCACTATTTTAAGAGACGAAAAAAACGTGCCATTTACGGTGACAGCCATTGTGGAAGATTTCCCTAATACAAGCTCTATGGGTTTTGATGTGATACTTAATTTTAAAAGTCAGCCGTTACATGCCTACGCCCTAGCAATAGGACGTTGGGACATTCAGAATCATGACGTTGGGACATTCAGAATCATGAGGTCTATATGCAACTTTCTGAAGGAATAA
- a CDS encoding ABC transporter permease — translation MFKNYFKIAFRNLWRHKSYSAINIGGLAVGMTAGFLLLLYIGYEMSYESFHSNKDQLYRVVTDIETPSNTYKTPVVDWNILSEITAEFPEIENNTRLNDTEFDVRLDNNNYHESKVLGVDESFFQIFDYELLQGNPIEALKTPFSLVLSETTAKKYFGDENALGKTLKIMDDNRIATVTGVMKDNPKNTQIKSDILISMSTYTEVLDPDLKESWGDFTNRGFVLLNKNVNPKALEAKIASYNERAHGEIMKEAELKLTYFLEPIEDIYLYSERGSSPQIGNVYIFLIVALFILLIAAINFINLTTARSVERAKEVGIRKVIGAKKGQLSIQFLSESIVICLFAFLLAIGFTWLALPYFNTLAGKEIASSIWDRPIYPISLFGMALLIALVAGSYPALVLSSFKPIKVLKGKLSSSSSGSKLRKGLVISQFTISVIMIVSTIIVYNQIDYMRSQDLGFDMNQVMIVETDGSAKQKIMIDELSNIPNIISITTAATVPGGGGDNSTALTKIVNQQGNEQTLTIDRYRIDDDYINQFDLKLLAGRNFSKDLASDSLESMIINEKAFGLLGYSDPEQIIGKGFDQWGRKGKIIGVVKDFHMTSLKEEIVPLSMVYNSSGNTLINLKMTGNDVSATIAIIENSFKKAYPNTTFEYAFVNELFKEQYEAERRFGTLFLSFALLAIFISCLGLLGLASYSTLQRRREIGIRKVLGASSMGIVNLLSKDFLKLVLISIVIATPISWFIMNKWLQDFAYRMDISWWIFAVSGGLALGIAFLTVSFQAIKAAMTNPVNSLKTE, via the coding sequence ATGTTTAAAAATTATTTCAAAATTGCCTTTAGGAACCTATGGCGACACAAAAGCTATTCTGCCATTAATATAGGCGGTCTTGCGGTAGGAATGACGGCAGGCTTTTTATTGCTATTGTACATCGGTTATGAGATGAGCTATGAGTCTTTTCACTCTAATAAGGATCAACTTTATAGAGTTGTAACAGACATTGAGACCCCTTCTAATACATATAAAACGCCTGTTGTAGACTGGAATATTTTAAGTGAGATTACTGCCGAATTTCCAGAAATTGAAAACAATACCAGATTAAATGATACGGAATTTGATGTGCGTCTAGATAATAACAATTACCATGAAAGCAAAGTATTGGGGGTAGATGAAAGTTTCTTTCAAATCTTTGATTATGAGTTATTGCAGGGAAATCCGATTGAAGCACTTAAAACACCCTTCAGTTTGGTGCTATCAGAAACTACTGCTAAAAAATATTTTGGAGATGAAAATGCGCTAGGTAAGACCCTGAAAATAATGGATGACAATAGAATAGCTACTGTTACAGGAGTGATGAAGGACAATCCAAAAAACACTCAAATTAAAAGTGATATACTTATCTCCATGTCCACCTATACAGAAGTTTTGGATCCAGATTTGAAGGAGTCTTGGGGTGATTTCACTAACCGTGGTTTTGTTTTGCTGAATAAAAATGTAAACCCGAAAGCGCTAGAAGCTAAAATTGCCTCATACAACGAACGCGCTCATGGTGAAATCATGAAAGAAGCCGAGTTGAAACTCACCTACTTTTTAGAACCTATTGAGGATATCTACTTGTATTCTGAACGTGGATCTTCTCCCCAAATAGGCAATGTTTATATTTTCCTTATCGTGGCTCTTTTCATTCTTTTAATTGCCGCTATCAATTTTATAAATTTAACGACTGCAAGATCTGTAGAACGCGCCAAGGAAGTCGGAATACGTAAGGTTATAGGCGCCAAAAAAGGGCAACTCTCCATTCAGTTTTTAAGTGAATCTATCGTCATCTGTTTGTTTGCCTTTTTGCTAGCCATAGGTTTTACATGGCTAGCACTCCCCTATTTTAATACACTTGCAGGCAAGGAAATCGCAAGCAGTATATGGGACCGTCCTATCTATCCCATAAGTCTATTTGGCATGGCGCTATTAATAGCGCTCGTAGCTGGATCCTATCCCGCGTTGGTTTTATCTTCATTTAAACCCATAAAAGTTTTAAAAGGAAAGTTATCCAGTAGTTCCTCCGGCTCCAAATTGCGAAAAGGACTAGTTATTAGTCAGTTTACTATCTCTGTTATAATGATTGTGAGTACGATCATAGTCTATAATCAGATTGATTATATGCGCAGTCAGGATTTAGGATTTGATATGAATCAGGTAATGATCGTAGAAACTGACGGCAGTGCAAAGCAAAAAATAATGATTGATGAACTTAGCAATATTCCCAATATTATTTCCATAACCACTGCAGCGACTGTACCTGGTGGTGGTGGGGATAACAGTACCGCCTTAACTAAAATTGTAAATCAACAAGGCAATGAGCAGACGCTCACTATTGACCGGTATAGAATAGACGATGATTATATCAATCAATTTGATCTCAAGCTACTAGCTGGTAGAAATTTTTCAAAAGACTTAGCTAGCGACAGTCTAGAATCTATGATCATAAATGAAAAAGCATTTGGACTATTGGGTTATTCAGATCCAGAACAAATCATAGGCAAAGGTTTTGATCAATGGGGCAGAAAAGGCAAGATTATCGGTGTCGTAAAAGACTTTCATATGACTTCGCTAAAAGAAGAAATCGTACCGCTGAGCATGGTCTACAACAGTTCAGGTAACACTTTAATCAATTTAAAAATGACGGGGAATGATGTCAGTGCTACGATTGCTATTATAGAGAATAGCTTTAAAAAAGCCTATCCCAATACCACTTTTGAATACGCTTTTGTAAATGAATTATTTAAAGAGCAGTATGAGGCAGAAAGACGCTTTGGTACACTTTTTCTGAGTTTTGCACTACTTGCCATTTTTATCTCTTGTTTGGGATTGCTAGGACTAGCGTCCTACAGCACGTTGCAACGTCGAAGAGAAATAGGAATACGCAAGGTTCTTGGGGCCTCTTCAATGGGAATTGTGAATCTGTTGAGTAAAGATTTCCTGAAATTGGTACTGATTTCCATAGTCATCGCTACTCCTATCTCTTGGTTCATCATGAACAAATGGTTACAGGATTTCGCCTACCGAATGGACATAAGCTGGTGGATATTTGCAGTTTCAGGTGGTCTGGCGCTAGGTATCGCTTTTCTAACAGTAAGTTTTCAAGCCATTAAAGCAGCGATGACAAATCCAGTAAATAGTCTGAAAACTGAATAA
- a CDS encoding ABC transporter permease — MFKNYFKIAFRNLIKNKVYSFINISGLAIGMAATILIGLWIADELNFNNHYKNKDSIAQIYQSQTTNGNISTGPSIPRPLEFALRENYKANFKHIVMASWEQSQYLKFGETNIYKTGNAMQKAAPDMLGLDIIAGLKNGLKEKNSIMLAESAASTLFGNETALGKVIKINNKDDLMVTAIYKDIPANNSFSEMKYIIPWKQYVTTQEWLKWSKDNWGNNSFQLFVQINENTSMDVVTSKISDVKKNADPELVQYNPQLFLFPMEKWHLRSDFENGIQSGGRIENVWLFGVIGLFILLLACINFVNLSTARSEKRATEVGIRKSIGSQRSQLVLQFLSESFLIVFISFIGALSLVLLFLNGFNHLASKSIIFPWANSQFWLISLLFVIITSILAGSYPALYLSAFNPVEVLKGTFKAGRYSALPRKVLVVTQFTVSVALIIGTLVVMNQIQFSKDRPVGYDKEGLIQIPVMSSEFIGKQDLLREQFIASGGAAEMAGTSGPMTNVWSNQSGFTWDGKSAGFQEDFAHTRVSYEFTETLGLKVVQGRGFSREFASDSNAVLINETAVKYMGLIDPIGKYIRDSDIENPNPPLKIVGVVEDMIIQSPYNPVKQALYIFDSYDNVAFYNLRLNPEKSTSENLTLIEGVFKRNFPNTPFDYQFVDEEYGAKFKSEERIASLASVFTALAIFISCLGLFGLASFVAEQRTKEIGVRKVLGASISQLWLLLSKDFITLVVIALLIASPLAYYIMKEWLQKFNYRTPVGWDVFAIACFGALIITLITVSFQAIKAATSNPVESLRTE; from the coding sequence ATGTTTAAAAATTATTTCAAAATAGCCTTTAGAAATCTTATTAAAAATAAGGTGTATTCCTTTATCAATATTTCTGGTTTAGCCATAGGCATGGCAGCGACCATCTTAATTGGCCTATGGATTGCAGATGAGCTTAATTTTAATAACCATTATAAAAATAAGGACAGTATTGCCCAGATTTATCAAAGTCAAACGACTAATGGTAATATTAGCACTGGTCCTTCAATTCCAAGACCCTTAGAATTTGCCCTACGTGAAAATTACAAGGCTAATTTTAAGCATATTGTTATGGCATCTTGGGAGCAATCACAGTACCTAAAATTTGGAGAAACCAACATTTACAAAACTGGAAATGCCATGCAAAAAGCTGCGCCAGACATGCTGGGTTTAGATATTATTGCAGGTCTTAAAAATGGTCTTAAAGAGAAAAATTCAATTATGCTAGCTGAATCTGCAGCCAGTACTTTATTTGGAAATGAAACTGCACTAGGAAAAGTCATAAAAATTAACAACAAAGACGACTTAATGGTCACTGCCATTTACAAAGATATTCCAGCAAATAATTCATTTAGCGAAATGAAGTACATCATCCCTTGGAAACAGTATGTAACCACACAAGAATGGTTAAAATGGTCCAAGGATAATTGGGGAAATAATTCATTTCAACTTTTTGTTCAAATTAATGAAAACACATCTATGGATGTTGTAACCTCAAAAATTAGTGATGTTAAGAAAAATGCAGATCCTGAGTTGGTTCAATATAATCCACAATTATTTTTATTTCCAATGGAAAAGTGGCATTTAAGAAGTGATTTTGAAAATGGAATTCAAAGTGGAGGGCGCATAGAAAACGTCTGGTTATTTGGAGTTATAGGTTTATTTATTTTGCTATTAGCGTGTATCAACTTTGTGAATCTAAGTACAGCACGTTCAGAAAAACGAGCAACTGAAGTTGGCATCAGAAAATCGATTGGTTCTCAACGTAGTCAGCTTGTTTTACAGTTTCTAAGTGAATCCTTTTTAATTGTTTTTATATCGTTTATTGGTGCACTTAGCCTGGTATTATTATTCTTAAATGGATTTAATCATCTGGCTAGTAAATCGATTATTTTTCCGTGGGCAAATAGTCAGTTCTGGTTAATTTCATTACTCTTTGTAATTATCACGTCAATTTTAGCAGGTAGTTACCCGGCCTTATACTTATCGGCTTTCAACCCAGTCGAAGTTTTAAAAGGCACATTTAAAGCAGGACGCTATTCAGCGTTACCTCGAAAAGTTTTAGTTGTGACTCAGTTTACCGTTTCTGTTGCTTTAATTATTGGAACGCTTGTGGTGATGAATCAGATTCAATTCAGTAAGGATAGACCCGTTGGTTATGATAAGGAAGGCTTAATTCAAATTCCCGTAATGAGTAGTGAATTTATTGGAAAACAAGATCTGTTGCGCGAACAATTTATTGCTTCAGGTGGTGCTGCAGAGATGGCTGGTACGAGCGGGCCAATGACAAATGTCTGGTCCAATCAGTCTGGCTTCACTTGGGATGGTAAATCCGCAGGTTTTCAAGAAGATTTTGCACATACTAGGGTGTCTTATGAATTTACAGAAACATTGGGTTTAAAGGTTGTACAAGGACGTGGATTTTCGAGAGAATTCGCTTCAGATTCAAATGCAGTTTTGATTAATGAAACCGCAGTAAAATATATGGGACTTATAGATCCTATCGGAAAGTATATCAGAGATTCAGATATCGAAAATCCAAATCCACCTTTGAAAATTGTTGGCGTTGTGGAAGATATGATCATACAATCGCCTTACAATCCTGTAAAACAAGCTTTGTATATTTTTGATAGTTATGATAATGTAGCTTTTTACAACCTTAGACTGAATCCAGAAAAAAGTACTAGCGAAAACTTAACACTTATTGAAGGGGTCTTTAAAAGAAATTTCCCAAACACCCCGTTCGATTATCAGTTTGTAGATGAAGAATATGGCGCGAAATTTAAATCTGAAGAACGTATCGCCAGTTTAGCAAGCGTATTTACAGCTTTAGCTATTTTTATTAGTTGTCTAGGTCTTTTCGGATTGGCATCCTTCGTTGCTGAGCAAAGAACAAAAGAGATCGGTGTTAGAAAAGTATTAGGAGCCTCTATCAGCCAGTTGTGGTTATTACTCTCCAAAGATTTCATCACCCTTGTCGTTATTGCCTTATTGATTGCGTCTCCATTGGCCTACTATATTATGAAAGAGTGGTTGCAAAAGTTCAACTATAGAACGCCTGTCGGTTGGGATGTGTTTGCGATTGCCTGTTTTGGCGCATTAATCATCACTTTAATTACTGTAAGTTTTCAGGCTATTAAAGCAGCGACCTCTAATCCTGTAGAATCATTACGAACAGAATAA